One stretch of Halobacillus litoralis DNA includes these proteins:
- a CDS encoding GntR family transcriptional regulator translates to MKTLNAWLKRWDNIQNRTFTDTLNERQSRTDDVYEYLKNHILFRHLSPGTQLVENMIGKELQVSRTPIRNAMKKLEDEGLVKIYSNRGAFVVEPTLDEIKQAFDMRRHLEKMTLEQIYDQMNEEDFVHLEEWIEQERRAYKNRSILEYLDVNKQFHMTLALKTKNTFLVDFTERILNQINVYLMLYDVFVDEDLYEKQRFKEHERLLEALRNKDLPRLLLLIDQHMEESFNYMSISQSKSRTEEKKKSL, encoded by the coding sequence GTGAAAACTTTAAACGCTTGGCTTAAAAGGTGGGATAACATCCAGAACCGCACGTTTACAGATACGCTCAATGAGCGTCAATCCAGAACGGATGACGTATATGAATACTTGAAGAACCATATCTTGTTTCGCCATCTATCTCCAGGTACCCAGCTTGTTGAAAACATGATCGGGAAAGAATTACAGGTTTCACGAACCCCCATCAGGAATGCAATGAAAAAGCTGGAAGATGAAGGGTTAGTCAAGATCTACTCAAATCGTGGTGCCTTCGTTGTTGAACCTACGCTTGATGAAATAAAGCAAGCCTTTGACATGAGGCGTCATTTAGAGAAAATGACTCTTGAACAAATCTATGACCAGATGAATGAAGAAGATTTCGTTCATCTAGAAGAATGGATTGAACAGGAAAGAAGAGCCTACAAAAACCGAAGTATTCTGGAGTACCTGGATGTGAACAAGCAATTTCATATGACCCTTGCGTTAAAAACAAAAAATACGTTTTTGGTTGATTTTACAGAGAGAATCCTTAATCAAATCAATGTATATCTTATGCTGTATGATGTGTTCGTCGATGAAGACCTGTACGAAAAGCAGCGATTCAAAGAACATGAACGATTGCTAGAAGCATTAAGAAATAAAGATTTGCCACGCTTGCTCCTGCTGATCGATCAGCATATGGAAGAGAGCTTCAACTACATGTCTATAAGCCAAAGTAAAAGCAGGACAGAAGAAAAGAAAAAGAGCCTTTAA
- a CDS encoding YitT family protein — MLKKVWSFLLMNLGALGVAINVHFFLSPNDLATGGVSGASIVLNKVIPDLSLGMIMIILNIILFIVGFIFLGFQFGLKTIYASFALSFMVWGLEAFFPMQEPLSNDLLIQLIMGQIIAASGMALVFHQGASTGGTDILAMILNKFFSIEVGKGVLFSDIAIATSSIFLFGPTVGMYAFFGVILNGLVIDYMLQQFEDNKEIVIISRESEQVRYFIVNQLGRGATIHQAKGAFNQEDKEVITTILSRKDYTRLKKYMTAIDEQAFITVHSMNEILGENFKRLA, encoded by the coding sequence ATGCTGAAAAAAGTATGGTCTTTTCTGTTGATGAACTTAGGTGCGCTCGGGGTAGCCATCAACGTCCATTTTTTCCTATCACCAAACGATCTTGCCACAGGAGGAGTTAGTGGTGCGTCAATCGTACTGAATAAAGTCATTCCTGATCTTTCATTAGGAATGATCATGATCATCTTAAACATCATACTCTTTATTGTCGGTTTTATATTCTTGGGCTTTCAATTTGGTTTGAAGACCATTTATGCAAGCTTTGCTCTGTCCTTTATGGTATGGGGACTAGAAGCATTTTTTCCGATGCAGGAACCTTTAAGTAATGACCTTCTCATTCAATTGATCATGGGCCAAATTATCGCCGCATCAGGAATGGCGCTTGTATTTCATCAGGGAGCCTCTACCGGCGGTACAGATATCCTTGCTATGATTTTGAATAAATTCTTTTCTATTGAAGTCGGAAAAGGTGTCTTGTTCTCTGATATTGCGATTGCAACATCATCCATTTTCCTATTCGGACCAACTGTAGGAATGTATGCGTTTTTCGGTGTCATTCTGAATGGTCTAGTTATTGATTATATGCTGCAACAGTTTGAAGACAATAAAGAAATCGTTATTATTAGTCGTGAAAGTGAACAAGTCCGTTATTTCATCGTCAATCAGCTCGGACGAGGGGCTACGATCCACCAGGCAAAAGGAGCTTTTAATCAAGAAGACAAAGAAGTCATTACAACGATACTAAGCCGCAAAGACTACACGCGTTTGAAAAAATATATGACAGCGATAGATGAACAGGCTTTCATTACGGTCCACTCGATGAATGAAATTCTCGGTGAAAACTTTAAACGCTTGGCTTAA
- a CDS encoding ATP-binding protein — MSSSNLTLSVRDNGPGLTPQELAKIGEPFFTTKEKGTGLGVMVTKKIVSDLNGEISYESQKGSGTKVTVTLPK; from the coding sequence ATGTCCAGCTCTAACCTAACGCTTTCCGTTAGAGATAATGGACCTGGATTAACTCCACAAGAGCTTGCCAAAATTGGAGAACCTTTCTTTACAACTAAAGAAAAAGGAACCGGTTTAGGAGTGATGGTCACCAAGAAGATCGTCTCAGACCTGAATGGAGAAATATCATACGAAAGTCAGAAGGGTAGCGGTACAAAGGTTACCGTTACGTTACCAAAATAG
- a CDS encoding PAS domain-containing sensor histidine kinase produces the protein MVIRERYSDQVHSGEILDVLSLNGTPACLLDLRLQTVTLNQQMQGTLQLQEPDMSFSQWIHSFGHTGQQRLQKVLHNLLTDGLRESSVQLTDTNKHKYQCKMVHLTNGQIAFSLKSIKDPVDGPASMTLSSNKQEEATLSLNQSVGYQNHRNMIQMFGAESSPMKKRMMHLVDKFPHGLALINHNWEVTYANPKMEEMTEVPFLQNYFKKLWDIFPIREHYYFFQQYLRAMETQETVEFEGYLKKTNTDVQVTVHPTEMGITVFLQDITEYKNQLKALRASEERFALLANNIKDVFWISEPDFKELHYVSPAFQEMFGISRREAFLDPNLLMEHVHEADRASLRTALDEMAKKESEVEYRLLGSKGETKWIRTKGFPVDYYGNSYVLGIHEDVTEYKEMLELKEKSQQLSTITQMSAGIAHEIKNPLTAIKGFLQIGAANPELRDNYQEIILDEVNRIEAIVQDFMMLSKPKSSIQLEQIDPEQLVSYVLRLLEPEANEKQIYLLFDCAPIQDKFETEPKRLNQILINLVKNAIDAVDLGGRGSCKHTNVQL, from the coding sequence TTGGTAATTAGAGAGAGGTATTCTGACCAAGTGCATAGCGGCGAAATTTTGGATGTTTTAAGTTTGAATGGTACACCTGCATGTTTACTGGATTTGCGTTTACAAACAGTTACGCTAAATCAGCAAATGCAAGGAACACTTCAACTGCAAGAGCCGGACATGTCGTTCTCTCAATGGATCCACAGTTTTGGCCATACTGGACAGCAACGCCTTCAAAAGGTTTTGCATAATCTCCTGACGGATGGTCTCAGAGAATCGTCTGTCCAGTTGACAGATACGAACAAACATAAATATCAATGCAAAATGGTTCACCTGACGAATGGTCAAATTGCTTTTTCCTTGAAAAGTATAAAGGATCCGGTCGATGGTCCTGCTTCTATGACTCTCTCATCGAATAAGCAAGAAGAAGCCACTTTATCATTGAATCAATCTGTTGGATATCAAAACCACCGGAATATGATACAAATGTTTGGGGCGGAGTCTTCCCCTATGAAAAAAAGAATGATGCATCTAGTCGATAAATTCCCACACGGCCTAGCATTAATCAATCACAACTGGGAAGTCACGTATGCCAATCCAAAAATGGAAGAAATGACAGAGGTTCCGTTCTTACAAAACTACTTTAAGAAGTTATGGGATATCTTTCCGATTCGTGAACACTATTATTTCTTTCAACAGTATTTAAGAGCGATGGAAACTCAGGAGACCGTAGAGTTTGAAGGTTACCTTAAGAAAACAAATACAGATGTCCAGGTTACGGTTCATCCTACTGAGATGGGAATAACTGTCTTCCTTCAGGACATAACAGAATATAAAAATCAATTAAAAGCATTGAGAGCGTCAGAAGAAAGGTTTGCATTACTTGCAAATAATATTAAAGACGTCTTTTGGATCAGCGAGCCTGACTTTAAGGAACTGCATTATGTAAGTCCAGCTTTTCAGGAGATGTTCGGAATCTCCCGTCGGGAAGCTTTCCTCGATCCGAATTTGTTGATGGAGCATGTTCATGAAGCAGACCGTGCTTCTTTAAGAACAGCTCTAGACGAAATGGCAAAGAAAGAAAGTGAAGTTGAATACCGTCTTTTAGGCTCTAAAGGAGAAACGAAATGGATTCGTACAAAAGGCTTTCCGGTTGATTATTATGGAAATTCTTATGTTCTTGGTATTCATGAGGATGTCACGGAATACAAAGAAATGTTAGAGCTTAAAGAGAAATCGCAGCAGCTATCAACGATCACGCAAATGTCTGCGGGGATTGCACATGAAATTAAAAACCCGTTGACTGCGATTAAAGGCTTTCTGCAAATTGGAGCAGCTAATCCTGAATTGAGGGATAACTATCAGGAAATCATTCTTGACGAAGTCAATCGTATCGAAGCCATCGTCCAGGACTTCATGATGTTATCCAAGCCGAAATCATCCATTCAACTTGAGCAGATCGACCCCGAACAACTGGTTTCCTATGTGTTAAGGCTGTTGGAACCTGAAGCGAACGAAAAGCAAATCTATCTTCTCTTTGATTGTGCTCCTATACAAGACAAGTTCGAAACAGAACCGAAGCGGTTGAATCAAATTCTTATCAACCTTGTCAAAAATGCCATCGATGCTGTAGACCTAGGGGGGAGAGGTTCGTGTAAGCATACAAATGTCCAGCTCTAA
- a CDS encoding DNA-3-methyladenine glycosylase family protein: MWKEKFKATTFYDFDYTLLRWAFDPLTNLNREERWVDVPVKLGGNHHIVRVQGLGTTADPSFEVSSDSEEDKEALLSHISDLFQWHIDIEKVHHHFLDTSLKTMFQAHPGTPIVKDFHLYDCLMKVIIHQQLNMKFAYTLSTRFVETLGTKKKGVWFYPDPETVAETPYETLRELQFSQRKAEYVIDTSRLIVDGKLHLETLANESDEEIMKQLVKVRGIGPWTAENWMMFGVGRPNLFPKADIGIQNALKFYFDLDTKPTYEQMEHWSKEWEPYLSYASLTLWRSIEG, from the coding sequence TTGTGGAAAGAAAAGTTTAAAGCAACCACTTTTTATGATTTTGATTACACATTGCTTCGATGGGCGTTTGACCCTCTGACCAACCTAAACCGGGAAGAGCGTTGGGTTGATGTTCCAGTAAAGCTAGGAGGAAACCACCACATTGTCCGTGTCCAGGGACTCGGCACAACCGCTGATCCTTCTTTTGAAGTGTCGAGTGACAGTGAGGAAGATAAAGAAGCGCTGCTCTCTCACATATCTGATTTATTTCAATGGCATATAGATATAGAAAAAGTGCATCACCACTTCTTGGATACAAGTTTGAAAACAATGTTCCAAGCACATCCAGGTACACCGATTGTGAAAGACTTTCATCTCTATGACTGTTTGATGAAAGTCATCATCCACCAGCAGTTGAATATGAAATTCGCTTATACGTTGAGTACCCGGTTTGTAGAAACGTTGGGAACGAAAAAGAAGGGGGTATGGTTTTACCCAGATCCTGAAACTGTAGCCGAAACCCCTTATGAAACGTTGAGAGAATTGCAATTCAGCCAGCGAAAAGCAGAATATGTCATTGATACATCCCGTTTGATTGTGGATGGGAAACTCCATTTGGAAACATTAGCGAATGAATCAGATGAAGAGATTATGAAACAACTGGTTAAAGTTAGAGGGATTGGGCCTTGGACGGCAGAAAACTGGATGATGTTCGGTGTTGGTCGGCCGAACCTTTTTCCAAAAGCCGATATTGGTATCCAAAATGCGTTAAAGTTTTATTTCGACTTGGACACTAAACCGACATACGAGCAAATGGAGCACTGGAGTAAGGAATGGGAGCCTTATTTGAGTTATGCTTCCTTAACGCTCTGGAGAAGTATCGAAGGATGA
- the pdaA gene encoding delta-lactam-biosynthetic de-N-acetylase, producing MWKRTFALLLALILLILPNQTLAEGWGFSKKKDGSVPDVGRYGPMIEKFDGFYADPSGDPIVYLTFDNGYEQGYTGQVLDVLKEKDVPATFFVTGHYIESAPELLKRMAKEGHLIGNHSWSHPDFTKVSKEKMKQELERVDQAVKELTDQEIMTFVRPPRGTFNEKTLEWAKEFGYTHAFWSLAFVDWETDKQRGWEYAYRSVIDQIHPGAVILLHTVSQDNAEALSQLIDELRKRGYRFGSLNDLMIKQMVPAPVWGL from the coding sequence ATGTGGAAAAGAACATTCGCCCTATTGCTGGCGTTAATTCTCTTGATTTTGCCAAACCAGACATTGGCTGAGGGCTGGGGTTTCAGTAAGAAAAAGGATGGTTCCGTCCCTGACGTTGGGCGGTATGGTCCAATGATTGAGAAGTTTGATGGTTTTTATGCAGATCCTTCCGGTGACCCGATTGTGTATTTGACCTTTGATAACGGCTATGAACAGGGGTACACCGGTCAAGTACTCGACGTGTTGAAGGAAAAAGATGTACCCGCCACTTTTTTTGTTACCGGTCATTATATCGAAAGCGCACCGGAACTGCTAAAGCGAATGGCGAAAGAAGGGCACTTGATTGGGAATCATTCCTGGAGCCATCCTGACTTTACAAAAGTATCGAAAGAGAAAATGAAGCAGGAGTTAGAAAGAGTGGACCAGGCTGTCAAAGAGTTGACCGATCAGGAAATAATGACATTCGTCCGTCCACCACGGGGAACTTTTAATGAGAAAACTTTAGAGTGGGCAAAAGAATTCGGATATACCCATGCCTTTTGGTCTCTTGCCTTTGTGGACTGGGAAACAGACAAACAACGCGGCTGGGAATATGCGTATAGAAGTGTCATCGATCAAATTCATCCAGGTGCTGTCATCCTTCTACACACCGTTTCTCAAGATAATGCTGAAGCCTTGTCTCAACTTATTGATGAACTACGTAAAAGAGGGTATCGTTTTGGAAGTTTAAATGATCTTATGATCAAACAAATGGTTCCTGCTCCTGTTTGGGGACTTTGA
- a CDS encoding Na+/H+ antiporter family protein has product MAWAVVVSVLVMTILSLLRVNVIIAILAAGLTAGLMNGETLVSSLELLVGGMGEQASVALSYILLGAFAVAISYSGITSLLIGYLLRVLRDKRTMMVLVIAFVASLSQNVIPVHIAFIPILIPPLLKLFDEMKLDRRAVAAALTFGLKAPYVMLPIGFGYIFHETIQSSMSTSGIDLGIGSIAQSLIIPGSGMIVGLLIAIFITYRKKRDLPNVNTEGDGVDVERVQSTKFNLNHFWTLVAIVVTLVIQAVWQNLILAALAGIILMFIFRVVPYNKGDKVVNEGIGMMGFIAFVMLVAAGYANVLTETESVSALVEVSSDYLGNNKAFIAFLLLLVGLIVTMGIGSSFATIPILAALFVPICLSAGFSPMATAALIGTAGALGDAGSPASDSTLGPTSGLNADGKHNHIWDTCVPTFLHFNIPLFIFGWAASLFL; this is encoded by the coding sequence ATGGCATGGGCAGTTGTTGTCTCTGTCCTGGTAATGACAATCTTAAGCTTATTACGAGTGAATGTCATTATCGCTATTCTTGCCGCAGGTTTGACCGCAGGACTCATGAACGGGGAGACACTAGTGAGTTCATTGGAACTGCTCGTCGGCGGTATGGGCGAACAGGCAAGCGTGGCGCTTAGTTATATATTGTTAGGAGCATTTGCGGTAGCGATCAGCTATTCTGGGATCACTTCACTGCTGATTGGTTATCTGCTTCGGGTTTTGAGGGATAAACGAACGATGATGGTACTTGTGATCGCATTTGTAGCGAGCTTGTCCCAAAATGTTATCCCTGTACACATTGCTTTTATTCCTATTTTAATACCACCATTACTAAAGTTATTTGATGAAATGAAATTGGACCGACGGGCTGTTGCTGCAGCGTTGACCTTTGGTTTGAAGGCTCCTTATGTGATGCTGCCAATCGGTTTTGGATACATTTTCCATGAAACGATTCAGTCATCCATGAGCACTAGTGGAATCGACCTTGGCATTGGTTCGATCGCTCAATCTTTGATCATTCCAGGTTCAGGTATGATTGTCGGTCTTTTGATTGCCATTTTTATTACGTATCGGAAAAAACGTGATCTGCCGAATGTGAATACAGAAGGAGACGGGGTTGATGTCGAAAGAGTACAATCGACTAAATTTAACCTTAATCATTTCTGGACGCTCGTAGCAATCGTAGTTACCCTGGTGATCCAAGCGGTATGGCAGAACCTTATTCTAGCTGCACTCGCAGGAATTATCCTGATGTTCATCTTCCGCGTTGTCCCTTATAACAAAGGAGACAAAGTTGTGAATGAAGGAATCGGTATGATGGGCTTTATCGCGTTTGTTATGTTAGTAGCAGCAGGTTATGCAAACGTACTGACGGAAACAGAGTCTGTATCAGCTCTTGTAGAAGTCAGTTCTGATTATCTTGGTAATAATAAGGCCTTCATCGCATTTTTACTGTTACTCGTCGGGTTGATTGTCACGATGGGAATAGGTTCTTCTTTTGCCACCATTCCGATTTTGGCGGCACTTTTCGTACCTATTTGTTTGTCAGCCGGATTCTCACCGATGGCTACAGCTGCACTAATTGGAACGGCTGGAGCATTGGGTGATGCTGGTTCTCCTGCGTCTGATAGTACACTTGGACCAACATCCGGACTGAATGCAGATGGAAAGCACAATCACATTTGGGATACATGTGTTCCGACATTCTTACACTTTAATATTCCACTGTTCATCTTCGGTTGGGCAGCTTCCCTATTTTTATAA
- a CDS encoding SE1561 family protein produces the protein MSQQERIEDLKVRLADFMGRIEKLDPEETSVEDIDRLISMLEDLEKNME, from the coding sequence ATGTCACAACAAGAACGGATTGAAGATCTGAAGGTGCGCCTGGCGGATTTTATGGGACGTATTGAAAAGTTAGACCCGGAAGAAACTTCTGTTGAAGATATCGATCGCCTCATTTCCATGTTGGAAGACCTTGAAAAGAACATGGAATAA